The following coding sequences are from one Epinephelus fuscoguttatus linkage group LG7, E.fuscoguttatus.final_Chr_v1 window:
- the zgc:174906 gene encoding uncharacterized protein zgc:174906, whose translation MAEDPAAEIQLLRRQKVKLVEILSADADFVLQHADSRCLLSVHGYQQVKSCRVPSDKVTDLLDHIIHRGPEAAQGLLELLNDQALQETFPLLCFLKDLQVNTLATGKKETSRKRETAPDLEEIIPAKQICTKGSRLVKEKQLMTVARTIGRSWREIGRLALDIPNVKLEQIEEDHSIHVERVFAMLRYWSTCQREKATAARLHSLLSQEDWALPPESIDFLLETD comes from the exons atggctGAGGAtccagcagcagaaatccagCTACTCAGACGCCAGAAGGTCAAGCTGGTAGAAATTCTGAGCGCAGACGCTGACTTTGTCCTGCAGCATGCAGACTCTCGCTGTCTGTTGTCTGTTCACGGCTACCAGCAGGTGAAATCCTGCCGTGTTCCCAGTGACAAGGTGACAGACCTGTTGGATCACATCATCCACAGAGGTCCTGAAGCAGCGCAGGgtctgctggagctgctgaacGACCAGGCCCTGCAGGAAACCTTCCCATTGCTTTGCTTTCTAAAGGATCTGCAGGTCAACACACTGGCTACAG gaaaaaaagaaacatcaagaaagagagaaacagctCCAGACTTAGAAGAGATCATTCCAGCCAAGCAGATCTGCACCAAAG GCTCTCGCCTAGTGAAGGAGAAGCAGCTGATGACCGTGGCTCGTACCATTGGCAGATCCTGGAGGGAGATTGGCAGACTGGCTCTGGACATCCCCAATGTGAAGCTGGAACAGATTGAAGAGGACCATTCAATCCATGTAGAGCGAGTGTTTGCCATGCTGCGCTACTGGAGCACCTGCCAGAGGGAGAAAGCCACCGCTGCTCGCCTGCACTCGCTGCTCAGTCAGGAGGACTGGGCACTGCCACCTGAGAGcattgacttcctgttggagaCTGACTGA